One part of the Leptolyngbyaceae cyanobacterium genome encodes these proteins:
- a CDS encoding DUF29 family protein encodes MEEILELKELLLKGDIKASLAIVEELEEMSKDDKINNISSYSIILLLHLIKQQAENRTTRSWDVSIRNSVREIQRKNKRRKAGGYYLTIEELRTTLEEAYPQAIDRASLEVEEGRYETEELEKLVNKEETIDRALSLISPDEPNV; translated from the coding sequence ATGGAAGAAATACTGGAATTGAAAGAATTGCTACTTAAAGGCGATATCAAAGCTTCTTTAGCAATTGTGGAAGAATTGGAAGAAATGAGCAAAGATGATAAAATTAATAATATTAGTAGCTACAGTATTATTCTGTTACTACATTTGATTAAGCAGCAAGCCGAAAATCGTACAACTCGATCGTGGGATGTTTCAATTCGCAATTCAGTTCGGGAAATTCAGCGAAAGAATAAGCGACGTAAGGCAGGTGGTTATTATCTAACAATAGAAGAATTACGCACCACCTTAGAAGAAGCTTACCCACAAGCGATCGATCGCGCTTCTTTGGAAGTAGAAGAAGGACGGTATGAAACAGAAGAATTAGAGAAATTAGTAAATAAAGAAGAAACGATCGATCGCGCTTTGTCTCTAATTTCACCAGATGAACCCAATGTTTAA
- a CDS encoding DUF29 family protein, whose amino-acid sequence MNLKVVLEPCDEGGYTVYLPSLPGCISEGETIEESLANIQEAIELYLEPTENDLIVKESVANFISVIKISEELATMEEILELKELLLKGDIKASLAIVEELEEMSKKDIIKAIRSYAIILLLHLIKQQAENRTTRSWDISIRNSILEIQDENKRPKSAGFYLPPEELREVLESAYQVAINKASLEVEEGRYEPEELERLVNKEEIIDRALSLILPSA is encoded by the coding sequence ATGAATTTAAAAGTTGTATTAGAACCCTGTGATGAAGGCGGGTACACTGTCTATCTTCCCTCACTTCCTGGTTGTATTAGTGAGGGAGAAACTATTGAAGAATCATTAGCAAATATCCAAGAAGCAATTGAACTTTACCTTGAACCAACAGAAAATGATTTAATTGTTAAAGAAAGCGTAGCAAATTTCATATCTGTTATAAAAATAAGTGAGGAATTGGCGACTATGGAAGAAATACTGGAACTGAAAGAATTACTACTCAAAGGCGATATCAAAGCTTCCTTAGCAATTGTGGAAGAATTGGAAGAAATGAGCAAAAAAGATATTATTAAAGCAATTCGTAGCTATGCAATAATTTTGTTGTTACATTTAATTAAGCAACAAGCTGAAAATCGGACAACTCGATCGTGGGATATCTCAATTCGTAATTCTATTTTAGAAATTCAGGATGAAAATAAGCGACCGAAATCCGCAGGTTTTTATTTACCGCCAGAAGAGTTACGCGAAGTTCTGGAATCTGCTTACCAAGTAGCGATTAACAAAGCTTCTTTAGAAGTAGAAGAAGGACGTTACGAACCTGAAGAATTAGAAAGACTGGTTAACAAGGAGGAAATAATCGATCGCGCTTTATCTCTCATCTTACCATCAGCCTAA
- a CDS encoding type II toxin-antitoxin system HicA family toxin produces MPRLKRLSGTEVVDIFANFGFQIHSQKGSHIKLRRQGIAGKETLTIPNHAELDTGTCKAIFRQASKYIPESELYPYFYSL; encoded by the coding sequence ATGCCTAGATTGAAAAGATTATCGGGTACAGAAGTAGTTGATATTTTTGCTAATTTTGGCTTTCAGATACACAGCCAAAAAGGGAGTCACATCAAATTGCGTCGCCAAGGAATTGCGGGAAAGGAAACTCTTACAATACCTAATCATGCAGAGTTAGATACGGGAACTTGTAAAGCAATTTTCAGACAAGCAAGCAAATATATTCCAGAGTCGGAATTATATCCTTATTTTTATAGTTTGTAA